A single genomic interval of Calypte anna isolate BGI_N300 chromosome 3, bCalAnn1_v1.p, whole genome shotgun sequence harbors:
- the TFB2M gene encoding dimethyladenosine transferase 2, mitochondrial, producing the protein MLAGQAAPGAAGCRRLLAAALAAGLRRLLCSLPPCSASARRVVGQWPSPGLRVPEAAEAERLVQQLQRARPPLRRFIACPQLARTVQRCLQGGASPGPQPVLLECAPGPGVLTRTLLNAGVRVVALESNSAFLPNLQSLENSLDGQLKVIYGDFFRLDPLVTGTVKPPALSSDKLFESMGVAAVPWRADVPVKVFGILPQVRERNKLWRLLFALYECSSIYRCGRVELNIFISEKEYKVLTSKPGEAKAYQALTVLWQVGCEIQLLHKEPWSSFVTNMKSRGLAVQKTKWLPNDHLCLVRLTPHQNLFTGSLKPTNSATFIFMVKQCLAKPRSKLTDRLSSWSLDNGGKLLRELEIPQNAETRDLYPEDYRRLFEALQNSSEFAETWFNDEVMESIRNINL; encoded by the exons ATGCTTGCGGGCCAGGCCGCGCCGGGCGCTGCGGGCTGCCGCCGCCTTCTGGCGGCCGCCTTGGCGGCGGGACTGCGACGGCTGCTGTGCAGTCTGCCGCCGTGCTCGGCGTCGGCGAGGCGGGTGGTTGGGCAGTGGCCGAGTCCGGGCCTGCGGGTGCCGGAGGCGGCGGAGGCTGAGCGGCTAGTGCAGCAATTGCAGCGGGCCCGCCCGCCGCTCCGCCGCTTCATCGCCTGCCCGCAGCTGGCGCGCACTGTGCAGCGCTGCCTGCAGGGCGGAGCCAGCCCCGGTCCCCAGCCTGTCCTGCTCGAGTGTGCGCCCG GTCCTGGAGTCTTGACCCGAACTCTGCTCAATGCAGGCGTTAGAGTGGTAGCTCTAGAAAGTaactcagcttttcttccaaaCTTACAG TCCCTAGAAAATAGCCTGGATGGACAATTAAAGGTAATTTATGGTGACTTCTTCAGACTGGATCCTTTGGTGACTGGAACAGTGAAACCACCTGCTCTGTCTTCAGACAAACTGTTTGAATCCATGGGTGTAGCAGCAGTTCCTTGGAGGGCAG ATGTCCCTGTGAAAGTTTTTGGAATCTTGCCACAAGTAAGGGAAAGGAACAAGCTTTGGAGGCTTCTTTTTGCCCTGTATGAATGCAGTTCCATCTACAGATGTGGAAGAGTAGAACTCAACATCTTTATAAGTGAAAAAGAGTACAAG GTATTAACATCAAAGCCTGGAGAAGCAAAGGCTTACCAAGCACTGACTGTACTTTGGCAAGTAGGATGTGAAATTCAGCTACTGCACAAG GAACCTTGGTCATCATTTGTAACTAATATGAAAAGTAGGGGACTGGCAGTACAAAAAACCAAG TGGCTGCCAAATGACCATTTATGTTTGGTACGACTGACTCCTCACCAAAATCTGTTTACAGGAAGCTTGAAGCCCACAAATTCAgctacttttattttcatggtgAAACAGTGTCTTGCTAAACCCAGATCTAAACTTACTGATAGATTAAG ttcaTGGAGCTTGGACAATGGTGGCAAATTACTGAGAGAGCTAGAAATTCCCCAAAATGCTGAAACACGTGACTTATACCCAGAGGACTACAGGCGTCTTTTTGAGGCTTTGCAAAACTCTAGTGAGTTTGCTGAAACCTGGTTCAATGATGAAGTCATGGAAAGTATAAGGAACATAAACTTATAA